In Bacillota bacterium, one genomic interval encodes:
- a CDS encoding methyltransferase domain-containing protein has translation MCDYAFLGGMGESPRAVNIAQLFIGHILKPGDTAIDATTGNGNDTLFLAKLVGQAGKVYSFDIQADALTKTRSRLEKEGLTGNVTLYKRGHEFMDEYINVNSCQAIMFNLGYLPGGNKNITSLPQTTLQATEKALEALAPGGRLSMVVYRGHPGAVEEAETLDNVISSLDAYLFWTARMTFPNKDDSSPYVILVQKKGGCKK, from the coding sequence ATGTGTGATTATGCGTTTTTAGGGGGCATGGGGGAATCACCCCGCGCCGTAAATATTGCGCAGCTTTTCATCGGGCATATACTAAAGCCCGGTGACACTGCCATCGATGCAACTACTGGAAACGGCAATGATACACTGTTCCTGGCCAAGTTAGTGGGACAGGCCGGGAAGGTATATTCTTTTGACATTCAGGCAGATGCTTTAACTAAAACACGCTCACGACTGGAGAAAGAAGGATTAACAGGTAATGTTACATTATACAAAAGAGGACATGAGTTCATGGACGAATATATAAATGTTAATTCGTGCCAGGCCATAATGTTTAATTTAGGCTACCTGCCGGGAGGTAATAAAAATATCACATCCCTTCCTCAAACAACCCTTCAGGCAACGGAAAAGGCGTTAGAAGCACTAGCCCCGGGAGGGCGGCTGAGTATGGTTGTTTACCGCGGCCATCCCGGTGCCGTAGAAGAGGCCGAAACTTTGGACAATGTTATTTCATCACTTGATGCATATTTATTTTGGACCGCCAGAATGACTTTTCCTAACAAGGATGATTCTTCTCCATATGTGATTCTGGTACAAAAAAAGGGTGGATGCAAAAAGTGA
- the spoIVB gene encoding SpoIVB peptidase translates to MCIHLTLFFLVCFLLSGQMLSFLAFPSHKSVFVGDKLEPNLYIPRAVLKNLSLQVNSESQQILETNGTPGTDFSISPGAELPVANTPGTFHMQVKLFGLIPVREMVVNVVPRVKVIPGGQSIGVLLHTNGVMVVGIADITTESGKKENPAAAAGVEVGDVILKVNGLAIKSDTQLRKIIDSYGKQKKPLSLQLKRGAKTFSASVQPDYCQETRRYRMGLFIRDSAAGVGTLTFYHPVSGRYGALGHMIADIDTSQQIDLADGCIVGASIQKIHLGKKGRPGEKIGLFDGESGISGDIAKNSQFGIFGNLNKPIKNVIYKKPIPVALNEEIVKGPAKIITVVKGDNVELYDIEIQKVIPQSHDGKGLIIKITDSELLRDTGGIVQGMSGSPIIQNGRLVGAVTHVFINDPTRGYGVMAQWMIQEAGILPENKDKFKVSEAEKPQIFFE, encoded by the coding sequence ATTTGCATACACTTGACATTATTCTTTCTCGTTTGTTTTCTTTTATCCGGTCAAATGCTAAGTTTTTTAGCTTTTCCCTCTCACAAAAGTGTTTTTGTCGGTGATAAGTTAGAACCTAACTTATATATTCCCCGGGCTGTCTTAAAAAATTTGAGCCTGCAAGTTAATTCAGAAAGTCAGCAAATTTTAGAAACCAATGGAACACCAGGCACCGATTTTTCCATCTCGCCTGGCGCTGAACTTCCAGTTGCCAATACTCCGGGAACCTTTCACATGCAGGTGAAACTCTTTGGTCTCATTCCGGTGCGGGAAATGGTAGTAAATGTGGTTCCACGCGTTAAAGTAATACCAGGTGGACAGTCCATAGGTGTCCTTTTACACACCAATGGTGTAATGGTGGTAGGAATCGCTGATATTACAACAGAAAGTGGTAAAAAGGAAAATCCTGCTGCCGCAGCCGGAGTAGAAGTAGGTGATGTGATTTTAAAGGTAAACGGTCTTGCCATAAAAAGCGATACGCAGCTGCGAAAAATTATCGATAGCTATGGTAAACAGAAAAAACCTCTTTCTCTGCAACTAAAAAGAGGTGCAAAAACTTTTTCCGCATCCGTGCAACCCGATTATTGTCAGGAAACACGTCGATATCGGATGGGATTGTTTATTCGAGATAGCGCTGCCGGTGTAGGGACGCTTACTTTTTACCACCCTGTAAGTGGCCGCTACGGGGCACTCGGACATATGATTGCAGACATCGATACCTCACAACAAATTGACCTTGCCGATGGCTGTATTGTGGGTGCCAGCATTCAGAAAATACATCTAGGTAAAAAAGGGCGGCCGGGTGAAAAAATTGGTTTGTTTGATGGAGAAAGTGGTATATCCGGTGATATTGCTAAAAATTCACAATTTGGCATTTTCGGAAACCTAAATAAACCAATAAAGAACGTTATATACAAAAAACCTATCCCCGTAGCTTTAAACGAAGAAATTGTTAAAGGCCCGGCTAAAATCATTACGGTAGTCAAGGGAGATAACGTTGAACTATATGATATTGAAATCCAAAAGGTTATACCGCAATCTCACGACGGAAAGGGACTCATTATTAAAATAACCGACAGTGAGCTACTTCGTGACACAGGGGGAATAGTACAGGGAATGAGCGGAAGTCCCATCATTCAAAACGGGCGTTTAGTTGGCGCAGTTACTCACGTATTTATTAATGACCCCACTCGAGGCTATGGTGTAATGGCGCAGTGGATGATCCAAGAAGCCGGCATCCTCCCAGAAAATAAAGACAAATTTAAAGTATCTGAGGCTGAAAAGCCTCAAATTTTTTTTGAATAA
- the recN gene encoding DNA repair protein RecN — translation MILSLEITNFGLIEGLKLPLKPGLTVLTGETGAGKSIIIDALQVALGGRAYGEYIQSGKEKALVQAVFEIGNLPDLREVLESTGLEPEDDYLILTRQLSRSGRNFCRVNGQVTTLQLYKQVGNFLLDLHGQHEQQSLLNTGRHMELLDRFSGEKLLDTKAKAKKIFREWQSAKQRLDEIRANRRERVRKADMLRFQVEEIDSALLKENEEEDLIAEKTCVANAETIAQLAHSGYVALYAGDSYAPSAVDQLGKAVVSLEKLKEFDAGIEPLLEAVSSALYQVEEAARDLASYRDNVEFQPGRLDQIENRLSEISRLKLKYGESVAKILSYRDYAVAELEELDNSEEMESALDQECLKLGQSYEKYAHQLTELRVNAANKLKSAVEKELHDLEMKGVLLEARLTPSEQGPHGVEEVEFVISTNPGEPPKPLAKVASGGELSRIMLAFKNIFASVDQIPSLVFDEVDTGIGGKTLQAVARKLEDLSHYRQTMVVTHAPTIAALADNHFHVHKHSNADQTSIEITLLKGQDRVKELARMLGGKEMSQTVLQHARQLLEQKMPQKL, via the coding sequence ATGATATTGAGTCTGGAAATAACAAATTTTGGCCTTATTGAAGGCCTTAAATTACCGCTAAAACCGGGACTTACCGTCTTGACCGGTGAAACCGGTGCAGGAAAATCTATTATCATTGATGCTTTGCAAGTCGCTTTAGGGGGAAGGGCATATGGTGAATACATACAAAGCGGTAAAGAAAAAGCGCTGGTACAAGCGGTATTCGAAATCGGTAATTTGCCAGATTTAAGAGAGGTTTTAGAGTCAACCGGACTGGAGCCCGAAGATGATTATTTGATCTTAACAAGGCAGCTGTCCAGGTCAGGACGCAATTTCTGCCGGGTAAACGGCCAGGTAACAACATTGCAATTATATAAACAAGTAGGCAATTTCCTATTAGATTTGCACGGACAACACGAACAGCAATCGCTATTAAACACGGGTAGGCACATGGAATTACTTGATAGGTTTAGCGGCGAGAAACTGTTGGATACCAAAGCAAAAGCAAAAAAGATATTTAGGGAATGGCAGTCAGCTAAACAAAGGTTGGATGAAATTAGGGCAAACCGCAGAGAGCGAGTAAGAAAAGCAGATATGCTGCGATTTCAGGTAGAAGAAATTGATTCAGCTCTGCTCAAAGAAAATGAAGAAGAAGATTTGATAGCTGAAAAAACCTGCGTAGCCAACGCAGAGACTATTGCTCAACTGGCCCATTCGGGATACGTAGCCCTTTATGCCGGAGACAGTTATGCTCCCTCCGCCGTGGACCAATTAGGGAAAGCAGTGGTAAGCCTGGAAAAACTAAAGGAATTTGATGCTGGCATTGAACCCTTATTGGAAGCGGTTTCCTCTGCCCTATACCAGGTGGAGGAAGCAGCACGAGACCTTGCTTCTTATCGCGACAATGTGGAATTTCAGCCCGGACGACTCGACCAAATAGAAAACCGGCTCAGCGAAATCTCACGTTTAAAACTAAAATACGGCGAGTCTGTGGCCAAGATTCTATCTTACAGAGATTACGCGGTAGCAGAACTTGAAGAACTTGATAACAGTGAAGAGATGGAATCAGCTCTGGACCAAGAGTGCCTTAAATTGGGACAGTCATATGAAAAGTATGCACACCAACTAACCGAACTCAGAGTTAATGCTGCCAACAAGCTTAAGTCCGCGGTGGAAAAAGAACTACACGACCTGGAAATGAAAGGTGTGTTGTTAGAAGCTAGGCTGACGCCCTCGGAACAAGGGCCTCATGGAGTGGAAGAGGTGGAGTTTGTTATTTCCACAAACCCGGGTGAACCCCCCAAACCATTGGCCAAAGTGGCCTCCGGTGGCGAATTGTCAAGAATAATGCTAGCCTTTAAAAACATTTTTGCATCTGTGGACCAAATTCCGTCTTTGGTTTTTGATGAGGTTGACACCGGCATAGGCGGAAAAACCTTACAGGCAGTAGCTCGTAAATTGGAGGACTTGAGTCACTATCGACAAACCATGGTGGTCACCCACGCTCCCACTATTGCTGCACTGGCAGATAATCATTTCCATGTTCATAAGCATTCTAATGCAGATCAAACAAGCATCGAAATTACATTACTGAAGGGACAGGACAGGGTTAAAGAGCTGGCCAGAATGCTGGGCGGCAAAGAAATGTCGCAGACAGTATTGCAGCACGCGCGCCAACTTTTGGAGCAAAAGATGCCTCAAAAATTATGA
- the spo0A gene encoding sporulation transcription factor Spo0A, giving the protein MMKNVTKLVIADDNRELCDLLQEFISQQEDFELSGIANNGNQALKLIEEVSPDIVVLDIIMPHLDGIGVLEKLSAGVISPRPKVIMLTAFGQESVTQRAVELGADYYILKPFDFSVLATRIRQLAEGVNVSQYINTSKPQNLGVAVTNIIHEMGVPAHIKGYHYLRDAIIMVINEVNLLGAVTKELYPLIAKKYHTTPSRVERAIRHAIELAWDRGNVEMMNKFFGYTINLERGKPTNSEFIAMVADKLRLEVKAG; this is encoded by the coding sequence ATGATGAAAAACGTAACTAAGCTGGTTATTGCAGATGATAACCGGGAGTTATGCGACCTTTTGCAGGAATTCATAAGCCAACAAGAAGATTTTGAATTATCGGGCATTGCTAACAATGGCAATCAAGCACTGAAACTCATTGAGGAAGTAAGCCCGGACATTGTAGTATTAGACATAATTATGCCTCACCTTGATGGTATTGGGGTACTGGAAAAGTTATCAGCAGGAGTTATTTCTCCCCGTCCAAAAGTGATCATGTTAACTGCATTCGGACAGGAGAGTGTAACTCAAAGAGCCGTTGAACTGGGCGCAGATTATTATATATTAAAACCCTTCGATTTTTCTGTACTTGCCACCAGAATCAGACAATTGGCTGAAGGAGTCAATGTCTCGCAATATATCAATACGTCAAAACCGCAGAACTTGGGAGTAGCAGTGACCAATATCATACATGAAATGGGCGTTCCCGCACACATTAAAGGTTACCATTATTTGCGCGATGCTATTATCATGGTAATTAATGAAGTCAACCTTTTAGGAGCTGTCACTAAGGAATTATACCCTTTGATTGCGAAAAAATACCACACCACTCCCAGCAGAGTGGAGAGGGCCATAAGGCATGCTATTGAGCTAGCCTGGGACCGTGGTAATGTGGAAATGATGAATAAGTTCTTTGGCTATACCATAAATTTGGAGCGTGGCAAGCCCACCAATAGCGAGTTTATTGCCATGGTTGCGGACAAACTGCGTTTAGAGGTTAAGGCCGGGTAA
- the argR gene encoding arginine repressor, with translation MKAWRQKKILEVISRRPVSTQGQLVKTLREAGFIVTQATISRDIRELGLVKTVGENGNTHYSSSEHSVWLQNTDRLKRLFKDSVVSMDYSENLIIVKTHPGEAQGFASALDLANWEEVIGTVGGDDTVLIIVKPKRATPNVINRLTTLAGR, from the coding sequence GTGAAAGCCTGGCGCCAGAAAAAGATCCTGGAAGTTATTTCTCGAAGGCCCGTTTCAACGCAAGGACAGTTGGTAAAGACGCTCAGGGAGGCAGGGTTTATCGTAACCCAGGCTACCATCTCCAGAGATATCAGAGAATTAGGACTTGTGAAAACCGTAGGAGAGAACGGAAACACCCATTACAGTTCCTCTGAACACTCTGTTTGGCTACAAAATACTGACCGTTTAAAAAGGTTGTTTAAAGACTCGGTAGTTTCCATGGATTATAGTGAGAACTTGATCATTGTGAAGACACACCCAGGAGAGGCTCAAGGTTTTGCTTCCGCCCTGGATCTTGCTAATTGGGAGGAAGTTATCGGTACGGTTGGCGGTGATGACACGGTACTGATAATAGTAAAACCTAAACGCGCAACACCTAACGTAATAAACCGCCTGACCACCCTTGCAGGAAGGTGA
- a CDS encoding NAD(+) kinase (catalyzes the phosphorylation of NAD to NADP) gives MKNIGIWANVEKKGVLELLVDIIRWLEAKECNVLLDREVAVALDKKPHNSNFPELIQQADMLLVLGGDGTILNCARVSAPYNIPLFGINMGRLGFLTETELPELFVSLDKLLLGNFRVEERMMLQARVIRGEENIEETIALNDVVITKGGFARIIMLETMVDEQFFTTYPADGIIVASPTGSTAYSLSAGGPLAVPNLELMIITPICPHGLWARPLVISSSSEVKVNLLSDQGEVMLTVDGQYGLKLKQGDSVVISRAPYRAKFLKLADRNFFGILRQKLKQGDRNV, from the coding sequence TTGAAAAACATAGGGATCTGGGCTAACGTTGAGAAAAAAGGGGTACTAGAATTATTGGTAGATATAATCCGGTGGCTGGAAGCTAAAGAATGTAATGTTCTTTTGGACCGGGAGGTTGCTGTTGCCCTGGATAAGAAACCCCATAACAGCAACTTCCCGGAGCTTATTCAACAGGCCGACATGCTACTGGTGTTAGGCGGAGATGGAACTATCCTCAATTGTGCCCGGGTGTCTGCGCCCTATAATATCCCCTTATTCGGTATTAACATGGGGCGCTTGGGATTCTTAACTGAAACTGAGCTACCCGAACTATTCGTATCACTGGATAAATTACTGCTGGGCAATTTTCGTGTGGAAGAACGAATGATGTTACAAGCCCGGGTAATCCGGGGTGAAGAAAATATTGAGGAGACTATCGCCTTAAATGACGTGGTTATTACCAAAGGCGGTTTCGCGAGAATAATTATGCTGGAAACAATGGTGGATGAACAATTTTTCACTACCTATCCCGCAGATGGTATCATTGTAGCTAGTCCCACAGGTTCAACTGCATACTCCCTTTCAGCCGGGGGACCGCTGGCAGTTCCCAACCTGGAATTAATGATCATAACACCTATCTGTCCTCATGGCCTTTGGGCCCGCCCTCTCGTTATATCCTCAAGCAGTGAAGTTAAAGTGAATTTACTTTCCGATCAAGGTGAAGTAATGCTGACAGTAGACGGGCAGTACGGTTTAAAATTGAAGCAGGGAGATTCCGTAGTCATAAGTCGCGCACCATACCGTGCCAAATTTTTGAAACTTGCAGACCGTAATTTTTTCGGTATCTTAAGACAAAAACTAAAGCAGGGTGACAGAAATGTGTGA
- a CDS encoding TlyA family RNA methyltransferase: MGSKKAKDRLDVLLVQKELFATREQAKAAVMAGQVIVNDQKVDKPGKSFDLQARIKVLEKPRYVSRGGLKLEKAVHEFGVDLHGRIVLDIGASTGGFTDCALQNGAQKVYAVDVGYGQLDWSLRNDPRVVVMERTNIRYLQPERLTDMPDFVTVDVSFISLTLVLPRVDVLTAPDAEGIALIKPQFEAGRGKVGKKGVVRDPAVHNEALNKIAGTVIDLGWGIERLDYSPVKGPEGNIEYLMHFKKNFNSAIRVQTTINSVIESAHLGLN, translated from the coding sequence GTGGGGTCAAAAAAAGCAAAAGACAGGCTTGATGTTCTGTTAGTCCAAAAGGAATTATTTGCTACCAGGGAACAGGCCAAGGCTGCTGTTATGGCCGGTCAAGTCATTGTAAATGATCAAAAAGTTGACAAACCCGGCAAGAGTTTTGACCTCCAGGCCCGGATTAAGGTTTTGGAAAAGCCTAGGTACGTAAGCAGGGGCGGCTTAAAATTAGAAAAGGCTGTTCATGAATTTGGTGTGGATTTGCACGGAAGGATTGTTCTGGATATAGGGGCATCCACCGGAGGCTTTACAGATTGCGCTCTGCAAAACGGTGCGCAGAAGGTCTATGCTGTAGATGTAGGTTACGGCCAACTGGACTGGTCACTCCGGAATGACCCCCGGGTAGTAGTCATGGAAAGGACAAATATAAGGTATCTGCAACCCGAAAGGCTCACAGATATGCCGGACTTTGTTACAGTAGATGTCTCTTTTATTTCCCTCACGCTGGTTCTGCCCAGAGTTGATGTGCTAACTGCCCCGGACGCTGAAGGTATAGCTCTGATTAAACCGCAATTTGAAGCAGGGAGGGGCAAAGTAGGAAAAAAAGGTGTAGTTCGAGACCCGGCTGTACATAACGAGGCACTGAATAAGATAGCAGGAACAGTAATAGATTTGGGCTGGGGCATAGAAAGATTGGATTATTCACCGGTGAAGGGCCCTGAAGGAAACATTGAGTATCTAATGCATTTCAAAAAGAATTTTAACTCGGCCATTAGAGTGCAAACTACTATCAACAGTGTGATTGAATCAGCCCATCTCGGCCTTAACTGA